A stretch of the Aegilops tauschii subsp. strangulata cultivar AL8/78 chromosome 4, Aet v6.0, whole genome shotgun sequence genome encodes the following:
- the LOC123493648 gene encoding uncharacterized protein, whose protein sequence is MADAPLYKQRRRYTRDLHDVDLHGNHKLNVICTSKGEDMDEILSTLRRKLGGMPVKLIGVDVEYTHYVKPQRAAVLQLCVEKECLVYHISAAKDMPMELDKFLMNGEYTFVGFKIEGDKSKLKLSGLEINSDNYIDIQVEWRDPYNKKKFDSLADVAGRMIDIHYHDMKKKINRKEDHTLWGFCPLPEKLIKYAAIDAFATYESWRIIYDVIMGLDRAKRDKQAKQKKNKVVIQYSN, encoded by the exons ATGGCGGATGCACCTCTGTACAAGCAGCGCCGCAGGTACACCAGGGACCTCCACGATGTCGACCTCCACGGCAACCACAAGCTCAACGTCATTTGCACAAGCAAGGGTGAAGACATGGACGAGATACTGTCCACGCTCAGGAGGAAGCTCGGCGGAATGCCCGTCAAACTAATCGGCGTTGATGTCGAGTACACGCACTACGTGAAGCCACAGCGGGCAGCAGTGCTCCAGCTATGCGTAGAAAAGGAATGCCTTGTCTACCACATCTCTGCAGCTAAAGACAT GCCAATGgaactagacaaattcctcatgaATGGTGAGTACACCTTCGTCGGGTTCAAAATTGAAGGAGACAAAAGCAAGCTGAAGCTATCTGGTTTGGAGATTAACTCCGACAACTACATTGATATTCAGGTGGAATGGAGAGACCCATACAATAAAAAGAAGTTTGACTCTTTGGCTGATGTTGCCGGCAGGATGATAGACATTCACTACCATgacatgaagaaaaaaattaacCGCAAGGAGGACCATACTCTGTGGGGATTTTGCCCACTGCCAGAAAAGCTTATCAAGTATGCAGCAATAGATGCATTCGCAACATATGAGTCATGGAGAATCATCTATGATGTCATAATGGGTCTGGACAGGGCAAAAAGAGACAAACAAGcaaagcagaagaagaacaaggTTGTAATCCAATACAGTAACTAG